Within Streptomyces roseirectus, the genomic segment TGCCGGCGACGAAGGAGGCCGGCAGCAGCAGGTTCAGCAGCCGCGCCCCGGGGAGGACGACCGGCGCTCCGGAGACGACGCCCTGGAGTTTCCCGGCGGCGATCAGCGATCCGGAGAAGGTGACGGCGCCGATCACGATGTCGAGCGCGCCGGGCAGTGAGACCCGTACGCCGGTTCCCGCCGGGTCCCGGGCCTGGAGCAGGTCGTTCACGGCGATCAGCGCCGCCGCACCGCCGCCGACGGCGTTGAAGACGCTCACCAGCTGGGGCATGGCGGTCATCCGTATCTCGCGTGCCGCCCAGAGGCCGAGAGCGGCGCCGAGGAGTCCGCCCGAGGCCAGGACGAGCCAGCCGGTGCGGGTGATCGCGCCCTCGTCGGCGACGAGCCACACGGCGGCGGCGACCGCGAGGGACATGGCGGCGGCGGAGAGAGCGTTGCCGCGGCGGGCCGTGCGCGGATGGTTCATCAGATGCAGACCGAGGACGAAGCAGGCCGCCGCGGCCAGGAACACGTAGTGGACGGCGTCGGAGACCATGGCCGCTCACTCCCCCGCCTTCGTCCCGGCCTTCGTCCCGGCCTGCGGCCGGGCCCTGAACATCTCCAGCATCCGGTCGGTGACGACGTAGCCGCCGACGACGTTCATCGCGCCGAACACCATGGCGACGAAGGCCAGGACGTGACCGGGCCAGGTGTGGGACTCGGCGGCGATCAGCATGGCCCCGATGACGACGATGCCGTGCACCGCGTTGGAACCGGACATCAGTGGGGTGTGCAGGGTCGCGGGCACCTTGCTGATGACCTCGACGCCGACCAGCACGCTCAGGACGAACACGGTGATCGCGGTGAGCAGATCGAGGTCGTTCATGGTGTGTCGCCTCCCATCAGGGCCGCGGTGATCTCGTCGGCCGGGTCGAGGACGAGTACGCCGTCCCGCACCAGGTGGCGCAGGAGGGCGACGAGGTTGCGGGCGTAGGCCGTGGACGCGGCGGTGGCCGTCGCCGACGGCAGCCGTCCGGCGCCGATGAGAGTGACGCCGCCTTCCAGGACGTCCGTCTTGTCGGGTTCGGAGCCCTCGACGTTGCCGCCGGAGCCGCTCGCGGCGAGGTCGACGACGACCGAGCCGGGCCTCATCCGTTTCAGCGCGTCCCGGCTCACCAGGAGCGGCGGCCTGCGGCCCGGTACCTGGGCGGTGGTGATGACGATGTCGCAGCGGGCGATGTGGGCGTCGAGCGCGGCGCGCTGGGCCCGCTGTTCCCCGGCTGTCAGCTCCCTCGCGTAACCGCCTCGCTCGATGCCCGGTCCCTCTTGTGGCGGCGGGCTCGGTATGTCGAGGAACCGGGCGCCCAGTGACTCCACCTCCCCTCGGGATGCGGGGCGTACGTCGTACGC encodes:
- a CDS encoding NAD(P) transhydrogenase subunit alpha; translation: MNDLDLLTAITVFVLSVLVGVEVISKVPATLHTPLMSGSNAVHGIVVIGAMLIAAESHTWPGHVLAFVAMVFGAMNVVGGYVVTDRMLEMFRARPQAGTKAGTKAGE